In Aegilops tauschii subsp. strangulata cultivar AL8/78 chromosome 3, Aet v6.0, whole genome shotgun sequence, one genomic interval encodes:
- the LOC109745318 gene encoding uncharacterized protein, which produces MELQEESSDVGALVSAPSRNLSSSSSTFVSANQSPFFTPRSLSARRPEHAHVQHNNSPTGIALKIGDILSSDTLVQQRQLPSASIRLLLDDASPPPSLCTSSNFGTPAIVYNNPSFISTFNGPYQGSSSATPTSNCDRSTRKEKQKRQVGVYRKSSSSQPTPSAASVSRLRTYDVYIGFHGRKASLLRFTNWLRAELEIHGISCFASDRARCRNSHSHDAVERVMNASTYGIVILTKKSFGNPYTIEELRNFFGKKNLIPIFFDLSAADCLARDIIEKRGELWEKHGGELWMLYGGMENEWRESVDALSRVVDVQLEANDTNWRASILQAVILLATKLGRRSVVDRVNRWRLRVEKDEFPFPRNGDFVGRKKELSELELILFGDVSGEGEKKYFELKTKHRRKGPVSGWSANNYEQLNADTIKGKEPVLWKETEEGIEMQRLGTPLQHGRQPRVKNGGRYGRKKKTRKILYGKGIACISGESGMGKTDLALEYAYRFSQRYKMILWVRGESRYIRHNYLSLRTHLEVDLSVDTRLHEKGSDRCFEEQEEEAIAKIRQELMRDIPYLVIIDNLESEKDWWDKRVIMDLLPQFGGETHFIITTRLPRVMNLEPMKLSYLSGAEAMTLMKGAVKEYPLMEIDALKVIEEKLGRLTLGLGIVGAILSELPITPSRLLDTLNRPSPIRDFSWNDREVISLKNHEILVRLLDVCLSIFEHADGPRSLAIRMVQVSGWFAPSAVPIHMLALAAHKIPKKHRRGPRWRKWWRALTCGLATSRMQRSEAEAAAMLMRFGIARCTAKSEYIQFHDMIRLYARKRGGTRTAQAAVQSVYLRGSIKHSSEHLWAACFMAFGFGSDPFLVELRPSELMFFVKQIVVPLAINTFITYSRCNAALELLRLCTDALERAAESMLSHAGKWRETSISCFRPVQSEAQYTYLWQELALLKASVLETRAKLMLRGGQYGIGDDLIRKAIFIRTSICGEHHPDTVSARETLSKLTRLLTNVHLSRFV; this is translated from the coding sequence ATGGAGCTTCAAGAGGAAAGCTCTGATGTCGGGGCTTTGGTCTCAGCACCATCAAGGAACctgtcatcctcttcctccaCATTTGTTTCTGCCAACCAGTCACCTTTCTTCACACCACGGTCACTGTCTGCTCGTCGCCCGGAGCATGCTCATGTCCAGCACAATAACTCCCCGACTGGTATCGCACTGAAAATCGGTGATATTCTTTCCAGTGACACTCTGGTGCAGCAGCGGCAGTTACCATCAGCCAGCATAAGGTTATTGCTAGACGATGCTTCTCCTCCTCCCAGCCTTTGCACTTCAAGTAATTTTGGAACTCCAGCAATTGTCTATAACAATCCCAGCTTCATTTCCACCTTCAATGGCCCATACCAAGGTAGTTCATCAGCGACTCCGACTAGCAATTGTGATCGTTCAACTCGAAAGGAGAAACAGAAGAGACAGGTGGGAGTATATCGGAAATCTTCGTCCTCTCAACCTACGCCATCAGCAGCTTCTGTCAGTAGGCTTCGGACCTATGATGTGTACATAGGGTTTCATGGCCGCAAGGCTTCACTGCTGAGGTTCACAAATTGGCTTCGTGCAGAACTTGAGATTCATGGAATCAGTTGCTTTGCTTCTGATCGGGCCAGGTGTCGGAATTCACACAGCCATGATGCTGTTGAGAGGGTAATGAATGCTTCCACATATGGAATTGTCATCCTTACAAAGAAGTCATTTGGCAATCCTTATACCATTGAGGAGCTCAGGAACTTCTTTGGCAAGAAAAATCTGATCCCTATATTCTTTGACTTGAGTGCTGCTGATTGCCTTGCCAGAGATATCATAGAGAAGAGAGGAGAACTGTGGGAAAAACATGGCGGTGAGCTGTGGATGTTATATGGTGGAATGGAGAATGAATGGAGGGAATCAGTTGATGCTCTTTCTCGGGTGGTAGATGTGCAGTTAGAAGCGAATGATACCAATTGGAGAGCCTCCATACTGCAAGCAGTTATCCTTTTGGCCACGAAATTAGGTAGGAGAAGTGTGGTTGATCGGGTGAATAGGTGGAGATTGAGGGTGGAGAAAGATGAATTTCCTTTCCCTCGCAATGGTGATTTCGTCGGGAGGAAAAAGGAGCTCTCGGAGTTGGAGCTCATTTTGTTTGGTGATGTCAGTGGGGAAGGGGAAAAGAAGTATTTTGAGCTCAAGACAAAACACAGAAGAAAAGGCCCTGTGAGTGGCTGGTCTGCTAACAATTATGAGCAACTAAATGCAGATACCATCAAGGGAAAGGAACCAGTTTTGTGGAAGGAGACTGAGGAAGGCATTGAGATGCAGAGACTGGGCACTCCACTGCAGCATGGCCGACAGCCGAGAGTGAAGAATGGTGGGAGATATGGAAGGAAGAAAAAAACTAGGAAGATACTCTATGGAAAGGGCATTGCTTGCATATCAGGGGAATCTGGAATGGGCAAGACAGACTTGGCTTTGGAGTACGCATACAGGTTCTCCCAGAGATATAAGATGATTTTGTGGGTCAGAGGGGAGAGCAGATACATTCGACATAATTATTTGTCTTTGCGGACTCATTTGGAAGTAGATTTAAGTGTTGATACTCGCTTGCATGAGAAAGGAAGTGACCGATGCTTTGAGGAACAGGAAGAGGAAGCCATTGCCAAGATAAGACAAGAACTGATGCGGGACATACCGTATTTAGTTATCATTGATAATCTGGAGAGTGAGAAGGACTGGTGGGATAAGAGAGTCATAATGGACCTTCTCCCACAATTTGGTGGAGAGACTCACTTCATCATAACAACACGCCTTCCACGGGTGATGAACTTGGAGCCAATGAAGCTTTCTTATTTATCTGGTGCTGAGGCAATGACTTTGATGAAGGGGGCTGTCAAGGAATACCCGCTAATGGAAATTGATGCGCTCAAGGTCATTGAAGAAAAGCTTGGGAGGCTCACTCTTGGCCTAGGTATTGTTGGAGCTATACTCTCGGAGCTTCCAATTACTCCAAGCAGGCTTCTTGACACGTTGAATCGGCCATCGCCCATAAGAGATTTTTCTTGGAATGACAGAGAAGTAATCAGCTTGAAAAATCATGAAATCCTTGTTAGACTCCTGGATGTCTGCCTATCTATATTTGAGCACGCAGATGGCCCCAGGAGTCTGGCAATTCGTATGGTTCAAGTGAGTGGTTGGTTTGCACCATCTGCAGTTCCAATTCATATGTTGGCTCTGGCTGCACATAAAATCCCAAAGAAGCATCGGAGGGGTCCAAGGTGGAGGAAGTGGTGGCGAGCACTAACTTGTGGCCTTGCAACTTCTAGGATGCAGAGATCTGAAGCAGAAGCAGCTGCAATGTTGATGAGGTTTGGAATTGCCAGGTGCACCGCAAAGTCTGAGTATATCCAGTTCCATGATATGATCAGGCTATATGCTCGCAAGCGAGGAGGCACAAGAACGGCTCAAGCTGCAGTCCAATCAGTGTACCTCCGAGGATCAATTAAACATTCTTCTGAGCACCTATGGGCTGCCTGCTTCATGGCTTTTGGATTTGGTTCTGATCCTTTTCTGGTAGAACTGAGGCCATCTGAGTTGATGTTCTTCGTGAAGCAGATTGTCGTGCCACTTGCGATAAACACATTCATCACATATTCCCGATGCAATGCTGCCCTGGAGCTGCTGCGCCTGTGCACTGACGCATTGGAGCGTGCAGCTGAATCCATGCTTTCCCATGCTGGCAAATGGAGGGAAACATCAATCTCCTGCTTTAGGCCAGTTCAGTCAGAAGCCCAGTATACCTATCTTTGGCAGGAGCTGGCTCTTCTGAAAGCTTCTGTACTAGAAACACGGGCGAAGCTGATGCTCCGAGGCGGACAGTATGGCATCGGGGATGACCTGATACGGAAGGCCATATTCATCCGCACTTCCATCTGCGGCGAGCACCACCCCGACACGGTCTCGGCTCGAGAAACCCTCAGTAAACTAACAAGGCTCCTTACAAACGTCCACCTTAGTCGATTCGTATAG
- the LOC109745312 gene encoding triacylglycerol lipase SDP1 codes for MDAITNEARVGAFAIGPSTAAGRALALRVLLCGSLARLRHRLAAALRAAAPLAAAWLHPRHNTRGILLAVCAVALLLRGRGGRAGVRARVQSAYRRKFWRNMMRAALTYEEWAHAARMLERETPRRATDADLYDEELVRNKLRELRHRRQEGSLRDIVFCMRADLLRNLGNMCNPELHKLRLQVPKIIKEYIEEVSTQLKMVCNSDSDELPLEEKLAFMHETRHAFGRSALLLSGGASFGSFHVGVVKTLVEHKLLPRIISGSSVGAIMCAIVATRSWPELESFFEEWHSLKFFDQMGGIFPVFKRILTHGAVHDIRHLQTQLRNLTSNLTFQEAYDMTGRVLVVTVCSPRKHEPPRCLNYLTSPHVLIWSAVTASCAFPGLFEAQELMAKDRFGETVPFHAPFLLGVEERADAATRRWRDGSLESDLPMKQLKELFNVNHFIVSQANPHIAPLLRLKEIIRAYGGSFAAKLAELAEMEVKHRFNQVLELGFPLGGIAKLFAQHWEGDVTIVMPATLAQYSKIIQNPSYSELQKAASQGRRCTWEKLSAIRANCAIELALDECVALLNHMRRLKRSAERAAASQGYGATIRLCPSRRIPSWNLIARENSTGSLDEEMLASPTVTSHQAVGGTAGPSNRNHHLQHSIHDSSDSESESIDLNSWTRSGGPLMRTASANKFISFVQNLEIDTEFRTISPRGSEGDIVTPNSNLFAGHLIGREPVDNHPGPVTPGRTSGNSGCDPHDTPVPRSPFGLSTSIMVPEGDLLQPEKIENGILFNVVRRDTLVVTTSGVEPHGSSQEADVETVPTECLYGASDEDDDNVELNADPEALSDPGDQRSSVAGNLDPSTSMDCQADETSTTRSEAPSLFDICVEIPPPTMIRENSRPDEPSSDIRLETVKTDCPDENSAAGNDEVDSVPANKESSYCSQTAENGQQHQVDMGSVNSCSVSVSEDDKHVSLVSNEKPVTTSSGGAESMTSGRNEAD; via the exons ATGGACGCCATCACCAACGAGGCGCGCGTGGGGGCGTTCGCGATCGGCCCGTCcacggcggcggggcgggcgcTCGCGCTGCGCGTGCTCCTCTGCGGCTCGCTGGCGCGGCTGCGgcaccgcctcgccgccgcgctgcGCGCCGCGGCGCCCCTGGCTGCGGCCTGGCTGCACCCGCGCCACAACACGCGGGGGATCCTGCTCGCCGTCTGCGCCGTCGCGCTCCTGCTGCGCGGCCGCGGGGGCCGCGCCGGGGTGCGCGCGCGGGTGCAGTCCGCCTACCGCCGCAAGTTCTGGCGGAACATGATGCGCGCCGCGCTCACCTACGAGGAGTGGGCGCACGCCGCGCGGATGCTCGAGCGGGAGACGCCGCGCCGCGCCACCGACGCCGACCTCTACGACGAGGAGCTCGTGCGCAACAAGCTCCGCGAGCTCAGGCACCGCCGCCAGGAGGGCTCGCTCAGGGACATCGTCTTCTGCATGCGCGCCGACCTGCTCAGGAACCTTGGTAACATGTGCAACCCCGAGCTCCACAAGTTGAGGCTGCAG GTGCCTAAAATCATCAAGGAGTACATTGAGGAGGTATCTACTCAATTGAAAATGGTTTGCAATTCTGATTCGGACGAGCTACCCCTTGAAGAGAAACTGGCATTTATGCATGAGACAAGACATGCCTTTGGTAGATCGGCCTTACTGCTAAGTGGAGGTGCTTCATTTGGCTCTTTTCATGTGGGTGTTGTCAAAACCTTGGTAGAGCATAAGCTTCTACCTAGGATTATTTCAGGATCAAGCGTTGGCGCAATAATGTGTGCTATTGTAGCCACACGGTCATGGCCAGAACTAGAGAGTTTTTTTGAGGAGTGGCATTCCTTGAAATTCTTTGACCAGATGGGTGGGATCTTTCCTGTATTTAAAAGAATTTTGACGCATGGAGCTGTTCATGACATTAGGCACTTGCAGACGCAATTGAGAAATCTTACAAGCAACTTGACATTTCAAGAGGCATATGACATGACTGGCCGGGTTCTCGTTGTTACTGTGTGTTCTCCAAGAAAACATGAGCCACCTCGATGCCTGAACTATTTGACATCACCTCATGTTCTCATCTGGAGTGCAGTAACTGCTTCCTGTGCTTTTCCTGGACTTTTTGAGGCCCAGGAGTTGATGGCCAAAGATAGATTCGGAGAAACAGTTCCTtttcatgctccatttttgttgGGTGTGGAGGAACGAGCTGACGCGGCTACACGGCGCTGGAGAGATGGGAGCTTAGAAAGTGATTTGCCCATGAAGCAATTGAAGGAATTATTCAACGTAAATCACTTCATAGTAAGCCAAGCCAATCCTCACATTGCTCCATTACTGAGACTAAAGGAGATCATCAGGGCTTACGGAGGCAGCTTTGCTGCAAAG CTTGCTGAACTTGCTGAGATGGAAGTTAAGCATAGGTTCAATCAAGTTCTGGAACTTGGATTTCCATTAGGAGGAATAGCTAAGTTGTTTGCTCAACATTGGGAAGGTGATGTGACAATTGTTATGCCAGCCACACTTGCTCAG TATTCGAAGATCATACAGAATCCTTCGTATTCTGAGCTTCAGAAAGCGGCAAGTCAGGGTAGGCGATGCACTTGGGAAAAGCTCTCTGCCATCAGGGCAAACTGCGCTATTGAGCTTGCATTAGATGAATGTGTGGCCCTCCTGAACCACATGCGTAGGCTGAAGAGAAGTGCAGAAAGAGCAGCCGCTTCACAAGGATATGGTGCTACAATTAGACTCTGTCCATCTAGAAGGATTCCATCATGGAATCTCATAGCAAGAGAAAACTCAACTGGTTCTCTCGATGAGGAAATGCTCGCATCTCCCACTGTTACGAGCCATCAAGCAGTTGGAGGGACTGCTGGGCCATCTAACAGAAATCACCATCTccaacatagcatacatgatagcaGTGACAGTGAATCTGAGAGTATAGACTTGAACTCATGGACGAGAAGTGGTGGCCCTCTCATGAGAACAGCCTCAGCTAATAAATTCATCAGCTTTGTTCAGAACCTTGAGATTGACACAGAATTCAGAACAATTTCACCAAGGGGAAGTGAAGGTGATATTGTGACACCGAATAGTAACTTATTTGCTGGTCACCTAATTGGTAGAGAGCCAGTTGATAACCATCCAGGGCCTGTTACTCCTGGTAGGACCTCAGGCAATTCAGGTTGCGATCCTCATGATACTCCTGTTCCTAGGTCTCCATTTGGTCTTTCCACAAGTATCATGGTCCCTGAAGGTGACTTGCTGCAGCCTGAAAAGATTGAGAATGGTATTTTATTCAATGTTGTGAGAAGGGATACTCTCGTAGTGACTACTAGCGGAGTTGAACCTCATGGATCTTCACAGGAAGCAGATGTGGAAACTGTACCGACCGAGTGCCTTTATGGTGCTTCGGATGAAGACGACGACAACGTGGAACTGAATGCCGATCCCGAAGCACTATCTGACCCTGGAGATCAGAGATCCTCAGTTGCAGGAAACCTAGATCCGTCCACTTCCATGGATTGTCAAGCTGACGAAACAAGTACTACTCGATCAGAAGCTCCGTCTCTCTTTGATATCTGTGTGGAGATTCCTCCACCAACCATGATCAGAGAAAATAGTCGGCCCGACGAGCCTTCTTCAGACATAAGACTGGAGACTGTAAAGACAGATTGCCCTGATGAGAATTCAGCTGCTGGGAATGATGAAGTTGACTCAGTTCCTGCCAATAAAGAATCTTCCTATTGTTCTCAGACAGCTGAAAATGGACAGCAGCATCAAGTGGATATGGGATCTGTGAACTCCTGCAGTGTTTCAGTTTCAGAAGATGATAAACATGTCAGCCTCGTTTCGAACGAGAAACCAGTTACTACTTCCAGTGGCGGAGCGGAGAGTATGACATCTGGAAGAAATGAAGCTGACTAG
- the LOC120976807 gene encoding uncharacterized protein, producing the protein MGKAKRASIFIRLVSAAGTGFFYVKRKNPRRITEKLEFRKYDPRVNKHVLFTEAKMK; encoded by the coding sequence ATGGGGAAGGCGAAGCGGGCGTCCATCTTCATCAGGCTCGTGTCGGCCGCCGGCACGGGGTTCTTCTACGTGAAGCGCAAGAACCCTCGGCGGATCACGGAGAAGCTCGAGTTCCGGAAGTACGACCCCCGCGTCAACAAGCACGTCCTCTTCACGGAGGCCAAGATGAAGTGA